The following are encoded in a window of Castanea sativa cultivar Marrone di Chiusa Pesio chromosome 9, ASM4071231v1 genomic DNA:
- the LOC142609093 gene encoding uncharacterized protein LOC142609093, protein MAGVGVWRCYGRKGLMCVSKDVQMRTSTWWFVRVSALNHGGQRGSTDTLMQRQCDLPWVVFRDFNEIVQSDKKLGWLDRDARQMEIFRECLFDCGLRDLGLVGQRFTWCNGRFSEQRSLVRLDRFVANEEWMKMFLEGKVFHKAMASSDHCLLKLSLRQRVQRRRSSKRFMFEAMWTREEGC, encoded by the exons ATGGCCGGAGTGGGGGTTTGGCGATGTTATGGAAGGAAGGGGCTGATGTGTGTTTCAAAAGATGTTCAAATGCGCACATCAACGTGGTGGTTCGTGAGGGTGTCGGCGCTTAACCATGGCGGGCAACGGGGTTCTACGGACACCCTGATGCAG AGGCAGTGTGATCTGCCGTGGGTAGTCTTCAGGGATTTTAACGAAATTGTGCAATCCGATAAGAAATTGGGTTGGTTAGACAGGGATGCAAGACAGATGGAGATTTTTAGAGAGTGTTTATTTGATTGTGGTCTTAGGGATTTGGGTTTGGTGGGTCAACGTTTCACTTGGTGTAATGGTAGGTTCAGTGAGCAGCGTTCGTTGGTCAGGTTGGATAGGTTTGTGGCAAATGAGGAGTGGATGAAGATGTTCCTTGAGGGAAAAGTTTTTCACAAAGCAATGGCATCCTCAGATCATTGTCTACTAAAATTGTCCCTCAGGCAACGGGTTCAAAGAAGGAGAAGTAGTAAACGGTTCATGTTTGAAGCCATGTGGACTAGAGAGGAGGGTTGTTGA